One genomic region from Ovis canadensis isolate MfBH-ARS-UI-01 breed Bighorn chromosome 6, ARS-UI_OviCan_v2, whole genome shotgun sequence encodes:
- the DCAF16 gene encoding DDB1- and CUL4-associated factor 16, translating into MGPRNPSPDPLSESESEEEENTNYLNESSGEEWDSSEEEDPVVPNLTPLESLAWQVKCLLKYSTTWKPLNPNSWLYHAKLLDASTPVHILREIGLRLSHCSHCVPKLEPIPEWPPLASCGVPPFQKPLLSPSRLSREHATLNGALQFATKQLSRTLSRATPIPEYLKQVPNSCVSGCCCGWLTKTVKETTRTEPINTTYSYTDFQKAVNKLLTASL; encoded by the coding sequence ATGGGTCCTAGAAATCCCTCTCCTGATCCCTTATCAGAatcagaaagtgaggaagaagaaaacactAACTACCTAAATGAGAGTTCTGGGGAAGAGTGGGATTCCTCTGAAGAAGAGGACCCTGTGGTGCCCAACCTAACACCTCTTGAGAGTCTTGCCTGGCAGGTTAAgtgccttttaaaatattctacaaCTTGGAAACCTTTAAATCCTAATTCCTGGTTATATCATGCTAAACTCCTGGATGCTAGCACACCAGTCCATATACTTCGAGAGATAGGTCTGAGACTCTCTCATTGCTCCCATTGTGTACCCAAACTGGAACCAATTCCTGAATGGCCTCCTCTGGCTTCTTGTGGAGTACCACCTTTTCAAAAGCCCCTTCTAAGTCCCAGCCGGCTTTCTAGAGAGCATGCCACTCTAAATGGAGCACTGCAGTTTGCCACCAAACAGTTAAGTCGAACATTGAGTAGAGCCACCCCCATACCTGAATACCTAAAACAGGTTCCTAATTCCTGTGTTTCTGGTTGTTGCTGTGGCTGGTTAACTAAAACAGTTAAGGAAACAACCCGCACTGAACCCATCAACACTACTTATTCCTACACTGACTTCCAAAAGGCAGTTAACAAACTCCTAACTGCATCACTATAA